From the genome of Deinococcus sp. JMULE3, one region includes:
- a CDS encoding tetratricopeptide repeat protein: MNRRIMTGGLLSLMLLLAPASAQTAPATPATPSAAPARPIPAANYVAVGGYYYEQGKYDQAYVAYRAAAELEPGNPAALLGLGRAQVKLRLYSAGITTLQQLVKLDPRSFDAQISLSQAYVQQYIGAGDRTLVGANLTAALTVLQDAEGLAQAATQNADVLLSRVWNERGYVYKLQGDAPRAIDAFKRAIALNGDNAILMYNLGDMYYATGNIPLALDNLQQAVILDPRDPFNRAYYAKLLALSGNVTAAKPEAAQAARLAPRNAYAVGQYGVVSYLAKDPVTARAQLNQAVTLDPLRYPEFYFYLGRLALDAGDLKVAREQFTRASALGSQNAEYAYYLGLSYERGAGTAAPDRLKARENYERALKLSPNYKDAQDALNRVR, encoded by the coding sequence GTGAATCGACGCATCATGACCGGCGGACTGCTGAGCCTCATGCTGCTGCTGGCGCCCGCCAGCGCGCAGACGGCCCCCGCCACGCCCGCCACCCCCAGCGCCGCCCCGGCGCGCCCCATTCCCGCCGCGAACTACGTCGCGGTCGGCGGGTACTACTACGAGCAGGGCAAGTACGACCAGGCGTACGTCGCGTACCGCGCCGCCGCCGAACTCGAACCCGGCAACCCGGCCGCGCTGCTCGGCCTGGGCCGCGCGCAGGTGAAACTGCGCCTGTACAGCGCCGGGATCACCACGCTGCAGCAACTCGTGAAGCTCGACCCGCGCAGTTTCGACGCGCAGATCTCGCTGTCGCAGGCGTACGTGCAGCAGTACATCGGCGCCGGTGACCGCACGCTGGTGGGCGCGAACCTGACGGCCGCCCTGACGGTCCTGCAGGACGCCGAGGGCCTCGCGCAGGCCGCCACGCAGAACGCGGACGTGCTGCTCAGCCGCGTGTGGAACGAACGCGGCTACGTGTACAAACTGCAGGGCGACGCCCCCCGGGCCATCGACGCGTTCAAGCGCGCCATCGCCCTGAACGGCGACAACGCCATCCTGATGTACAACCTGGGCGACATGTACTACGCCACCGGGAACATCCCCCTGGCGCTGGACAACCTGCAGCAGGCCGTGATCCTCGACCCGCGCGATCCGTTCAACCGCGCGTACTACGCCAAACTGCTCGCCCTGAGCGGGAACGTCACCGCCGCCAAACCCGAGGCCGCGCAGGCCGCGCGTCTCGCGCCCCGCAACGCGTACGCCGTCGGGCAGTACGGCGTCGTCAGTTACCTCGCCAAGGACCCGGTCACGGCCCGCGCGCAGCTGAACCAGGCCGTGACGCTCGACCCGCTGCGCTACCCGGAGTTCTACTTCTACCTGGGTCGCCTCGCGCTGGACGCCGGGGACCTGAAGGTCGCCCGTGAGCAGTTCACGCGCGCCTCGGCGCTGGGCAGCCAGAACGCCGAGTACGCGTACTACCTGGGTCTCAGCTACGAGCGGGGCGCGGGCACTGCCGCGCCGGACCGCCTGAAAGCCCGTGAGAACTACGAGCGTGCCCTGAAGCTCAGCCCGAACTACAAAGACGCGCAGGACGCCCTGAACCGCGTACGCTAA
- a CDS encoding CAP domain-containing protein yields the protein MRTFILTTLLPLTALLASCGGPSTPSAAVGSAGSTGGQSSGPRDAGSQTMSSEEAQILSALNAARGVARTCGTQRFEAAAPVTWNGYLAAAARAHAADMGTRKFFDHVNPDGKTPAQRMQAAGYTGWTEVAENIAAGYTVANVMQGWIDSPSHCKTLMDPTLKEVGIGYVYQPGTPYGTYWVQDFGTR from the coding sequence ATGCGCACGTTCATCCTGACCACCCTGCTGCCCCTGACCGCCCTCCTCGCCTCCTGCGGCGGCCCCAGCACCCCCAGCGCCGCTGTCGGCAGCGCTGGCAGCACCGGCGGGCAGAGCAGCGGCCCCCGCGACGCCGGCAGCCAGACCATGAGCAGCGAGGAAGCGCAGATCCTCAGCGCCCTGAACGCCGCGCGCGGCGTGGCCCGCACCTGCGGCACACAGCGCTTCGAGGCCGCCGCGCCCGTCACCTGGAACGGCTACCTGGCCGCCGCCGCCCGCGCCCACGCCGCCGACATGGGCACCCGCAAGTTCTTCGATCACGTCAACCCCGACGGGAAGACCCCCGCGCAGCGCATGCAGGCCGCCGGGTACACCGGCTGGACCGAGGTCGCCGAGAACATCGCCGCCGGGTACACCGTCGCCAACGTCATGCAGGGCTGGATCGACAGCCCCAGCCACTGCAAGACCCTGATGGACCCCACCCTGAAAGAAGTCGGGATCGGGTACGTGTACCAGCCCGGCACGCCCTACGGCACGTACTGGGTGCAGGACTTCGGCACGCGCTGA